From Varibaculum massiliense, a single genomic window includes:
- a CDS encoding DeoR/GlpR family DNA-binding transcription regulator has translation MSVHSGGRRLLIEQALSEFGQVNLRELAQRFEVSDETIRRDLEILSDQGKAKRVYGGAVGLQQIPESQLSERMKINGEEKRKMAQLALSHIPEGAFTVFLDSGSSTAYFAEMLPDRADLLLVTNSAAIAAAVATRTRSLKVHLIGGTVRESTLATVGAMTVQAVRALHPDLTFLGANGMDLLDGYTTPDIEEAAVKRAMVQCSRQAVVLADADKFGHTSTVKFAAPGEIEMLISDQRLAELAGKDLEKLAKEVFLA, from the coding sequence CGGGAGTTAGCCCAGCGTTTTGAAGTCTCTGATGAAACTATTCGCCGTGACCTCGAAATACTATCTGACCAGGGCAAAGCGAAACGAGTTTACGGGGGAGCAGTCGGCCTCCAACAGATCCCCGAGTCGCAACTGTCAGAGCGGATGAAAATCAACGGCGAAGAAAAAAGGAAAATGGCACAGCTCGCCCTCAGCCACATTCCCGAGGGCGCGTTTACGGTTTTCTTGGATTCCGGCTCCTCGACCGCCTATTTTGCAGAAATGCTCCCTGACCGCGCAGATTTGCTGTTGGTGACTAACTCTGCGGCAATTGCAGCGGCAGTAGCCACCCGTACCCGCAGCCTAAAAGTACATCTAATTGGAGGGACGGTACGCGAATCTACCCTGGCCACAGTCGGAGCGATGACAGTGCAGGCCGTGCGCGCTCTCCACCCTGATCTGACCTTCTTGGGTGCTAACGGGATGGATCTGCTCGATGGCTACACCACCCCCGATATCGAGGAAGCTGCGGTAAAGCGGGCAATGGTGCAATGCAGTCGCCAGGCGGTGGTACTGGCAGATGCGGATAAATTCGGACACACTAGCACAGTTAAATTCGCAGCTCCCGGCGAAATTGAAATGCTGATTTCAGATCAGCGCCTGGCAGAACTCGCTGGTAAAGACCTGGAAAAACTAGCTAAGGAAGTGTTCTTGGCGTGA